The proteins below come from a single Balaenoptera musculus isolate JJ_BM4_2016_0621 chromosome 1, mBalMus1.pri.v3, whole genome shotgun sequence genomic window:
- the FNBP1L gene encoding formin-binding protein 1-like isoform X2, with protein sequence MSWGTELWDQFDSLDKHTQWGIDFLERYAKFVKERIEIEQNYAKQLRNLVKKYCPKRSTKDEEPRFTSCIAFFNILNELNDYAGQREVVAEEMAHRVYGELMRYAHDLKTERKMHLQEGRKAQQYLDMCWKQMDNSKKKFERECREAEKAQQSYERLDNDTNATKADVEKAKQQLNLRTHMADENKNEYAAQLQNFNGEQHKHFYIVIPQIYKQLQEMDERRTIKLSECYRGFADSERKVIPIISKCLEGMILAAKSVDERRDSQMVVDSFKSGFEPPGDFPFEDYSQHIYRTISDGTISASKQESGKVDAKTTVGKAKGKLWLFGKKPKGPALEDFSHLPPEQRRKKLQQRIDELNRELQKESDQKEALNKMKDVYEKNPQMGDPGSLQPKLAETMNNIDRLRMEIHKNEAWLSEVEGKTGGRGDRRHSSDINHLVTQGRESPEGSYTDDANQEVRGPPQQHGHHSEFDDEFEDDDPLPAIGHCKAIYPFDGHNEGTLAMKEGEVLYIIEEDKGDGWTRARRQNGEEGYVPTSYIDVTLEKNSKGS encoded by the exons AAATCTGGTTAAGAAGTACTGTCCCAAACGTTCCACCAAAGATGAAGAGCCAAG GTTTACTTCGTGTATAGCCTTTTTTAACATCCTTAACGAGTTAAATGACTATGCAGGACAGCGAGAAGTAGTAGCAGAAGAAATGGCGCACAGAGTTTATGGTGAATTAATGAGATATGCTCATGatctgaaaactgaaagaaaaatg CATCTTCAAGAGGGACGAAAAGCTCAGCAATACCTTGACATGTGCTGGAAGCAGATGGATAAT agtaaaaagaaatttgaaagagAATGTAGAGAGGCAGAGAAGGCACAACAGAGTTACGAAAGATTGGATAATGATACTAATGCAACCAAGGCAGATGTTGAAAAG GCTAAACAGCAGTTGAATCTACGTACACATATGGCTGACGAAAATAAGAATGAATATGCTGCACAATTACAAAACTTCAATGGAGAACAGCACAAACATTTCTACATAGTGATTCCTCAGATTTACAAG CAACTACAAGAAATGGATGAACGAAGGACTATTAAACTCAGTGAGTGTTACAGAGGATTTGCAGACTCAGAACGCAAAGTTATTCCTATCATTTCAAAGTGTTTGGAAGGAATGATTCTTGCAGCAAAATCAGTTGACGAAAGAAGA GACTCTCAGATGGTAGTAGACTCCTTTAAGTCCGGATTTGAACCTCCAGGAGACTTTCCATTTGAAGATTACAGTCAGCATATTTATAGAACCATTTCTGATGGGACTATCAGTGCATCCAAACAGGAAAGTGGGAAGGTGGATGCCAAAACCACAGTAGGAAAGGCCAAGGGCAAGTTGTGGCTCTTTGGAAAGAAGCCAAAG GGCCCAGCACTAGAAGATTTCAGTCATCTGCCACCAGAACAGAGACGTAAGAAACTACAGCAGCGCATCGATGAACTTAACAGAGAACTTCAAAAAGAATCAGACCAAAA AGAAGCactcaacaaaatgaaagatgtATATGAGAAAAATCCACAAATGGGGGACCCAGGGAGTTTGCAGCCTAAATTAGCAGAGACCATGAATAACATTGACCGCCTGCGAATGGAAATCCACAAGAATGAG gCTTGGCTGTCTGAAGTTGAAGGCAAAACAGGtggaagaggagacagaagaCATAGCAGTGACATAAATCACCTTGTAACACAGGGACGAGAAAg CCCTGAGGGAAGCTATACTGATGATGCAAACCAAGAAGTCCGTGGGCCACCCCAACAGCATGGTCACCACAGTGAGTTTGATGATGAGTTTGAAGATGACGATCCCTTGCCTGCTATTGGACACTGCAAAGCTATCTACCCTTTCGATG GACATAATGAAGGTACTCTGGCAATGAAAGAAGGTGAAGTTCTATACATTATTGAGGAGGACAAGGGTGATGGATGGACAAGAGCTCGGAGACAGAATGGTGAAGAAGGCTACGTTCCCACATCATACATAGATGTAACTCTAGAGAAAAACAGTAAAG GTTCCTGA
- the FNBP1L gene encoding formin-binding protein 1-like isoform X3, whose product MSWGTELWDQFDSLDKHTQWGIDFLERYAKFVKERIEIEQNYAKQLRNLVKKYCPKRSTKDEEPRFTSCIAFFNILNELNDYAGQREVVAEEMAHRVYGELMRYAHDLKTERKMHLQEGRKAQQYLDMCWKQMDNSKKKFERECREAEKAQQSYERLDNDTNATKADVEKAKQQLNLRTHMADENKNEYAAQLQNFNGEQHKHFYIVIPQIYKQLQEMDERRTIKLSECYRGFADSERKVIPIISKCLEGMILAAKSVDERRDSQMVVDSFKSGFEPPGDFPFEDYSQHIYRTISDGTISASKQESGKVDAKTTVGKAKGKLWLFGKKPKPQSPPLTPTSLFTSSTPNGSQFLTFSIEPVHYCMNEIKTGKPRIPSFRSLKRGWSVKMGPALEDFSHLPPEQRRKKLQQRIDELNRELQKESDQKEALNKMKDVYEKNPQMGDPGSLQPKLAETMNNIDRLRMEIHKNEAWLSEVEGKTGGRGDRRHSSDINHLVTQGRESPEGSYTDDANQEVRGPPQQHGHHSEFDDEFEDDDPLPAIGHCKAIYPFDGHNEGTLAMKEGEVLYIIEEDKGDGWTRARRQNGEEGYVPTSYIDVTLEKNSKGAVTYI is encoded by the exons AAATCTGGTTAAGAAGTACTGTCCCAAACGTTCCACCAAAGATGAAGAGCCAAG GTTTACTTCGTGTATAGCCTTTTTTAACATCCTTAACGAGTTAAATGACTATGCAGGACAGCGAGAAGTAGTAGCAGAAGAAATGGCGCACAGAGTTTATGGTGAATTAATGAGATATGCTCATGatctgaaaactgaaagaaaaatg CATCTTCAAGAGGGACGAAAAGCTCAGCAATACCTTGACATGTGCTGGAAGCAGATGGATAAT agtaaaaagaaatttgaaagagAATGTAGAGAGGCAGAGAAGGCACAACAGAGTTACGAAAGATTGGATAATGATACTAATGCAACCAAGGCAGATGTTGAAAAG GCTAAACAGCAGTTGAATCTACGTACACATATGGCTGACGAAAATAAGAATGAATATGCTGCACAATTACAAAACTTCAATGGAGAACAGCACAAACATTTCTACATAGTGATTCCTCAGATTTACAAG CAACTACAAGAAATGGATGAACGAAGGACTATTAAACTCAGTGAGTGTTACAGAGGATTTGCAGACTCAGAACGCAAAGTTATTCCTATCATTTCAAAGTGTTTGGAAGGAATGATTCTTGCAGCAAAATCAGTTGACGAAAGAAGA GACTCTCAGATGGTAGTAGACTCCTTTAAGTCCGGATTTGAACCTCCAGGAGACTTTCCATTTGAAGATTACAGTCAGCATATTTATAGAACCATTTCTGATGGGACTATCAGTGCATCCAAACAGGAAAGTGGGAAGGTGGATGCCAAAACCACAGTAGGAAAGGCCAAGGGCAAGTTGTGGCTCTTTGGAAAGAAGCCAAAG CCACAGTCCCCACCCTTAACCCCTACTAGTTTATTCACATCCAGTACTCCTAATGGGTCCCAGTTTCTCACATTCTCCATTGAGCCCGTGCATTATtgtatgaatgaaataaaaacagggaagcccagaattccTTCTTTCAGAAGTCTCAAAAGAGGG TGGTCGGTGAAGATG GGCCCAGCACTAGAAGATTTCAGTCATCTGCCACCAGAACAGAGACGTAAGAAACTACAGCAGCGCATCGATGAACTTAACAGAGAACTTCAAAAAGAATCAGACCAAAA AGAAGCactcaacaaaatgaaagatgtATATGAGAAAAATCCACAAATGGGGGACCCAGGGAGTTTGCAGCCTAAATTAGCAGAGACCATGAATAACATTGACCGCCTGCGAATGGAAATCCACAAGAATGAG gCTTGGCTGTCTGAAGTTGAAGGCAAAACAGGtggaagaggagacagaagaCATAGCAGTGACATAAATCACCTTGTAACACAGGGACGAGAAAg CCCTGAGGGAAGCTATACTGATGATGCAAACCAAGAAGTCCGTGGGCCACCCCAACAGCATGGTCACCACAGTGAGTTTGATGATGAGTTTGAAGATGACGATCCCTTGCCTGCTATTGGACACTGCAAAGCTATCTACCCTTTCGATG GACATAATGAAGGTACTCTGGCAATGAAAGAAGGTGAAGTTCTATACATTATTGAGGAGGACAAGGGTGATGGATGGACAAGAGCTCGGAGACAGAATGGTGAAGAAGGCTACGTTCCCACATCATACATAGATGTAACTCTAGAGAAAAACAGTAAAGGTGCAGTAACTTACATCTAA
- the FNBP1L gene encoding formin-binding protein 1-like isoform X1 — MSWGTELWDQFDSLDKHTQWGIDFLERYAKFVKERIEIEQNYAKQLRNLVKKYCPKRSTKDEEPRFTSCIAFFNILNELNDYAGQREVVAEEMAHRVYGELMRYAHDLKTERKMHLQEGRKAQQYLDMCWKQMDNSKKKFERECREAEKAQQSYERLDNDTNATKADVEKAKQQLNLRTHMADENKNEYAAQLQNFNGEQHKHFYIVIPQIYKQLQEMDERRTIKLSECYRGFADSERKVIPIISKCLEGMILAAKSVDERRDSQMVVDSFKSGFEPPGDFPFEDYSQHIYRTISDGTISASKQESGKVDAKTTVGKAKGKLWLFGKKPKGPALEDFSHLPPEQRRKKLQQRIDELNRELQKESDQKEALNKMKDVYEKNPQMGDPGSLQPKLAETMNNIDRLRMEIHKNEAWLSEVEGKTGGRGDRRHSSDINHLVTQGRESPEGSYTDDANQEVRGPPQQHGHHSEFDDEFEDDDPLPAIGHCKAIYPFDGHNEGTLAMKEGEVLYIIEEDKGDGWTRARRQNGEEGYVPTSYIDVTLEKNSKGAVTYI, encoded by the exons AAATCTGGTTAAGAAGTACTGTCCCAAACGTTCCACCAAAGATGAAGAGCCAAG GTTTACTTCGTGTATAGCCTTTTTTAACATCCTTAACGAGTTAAATGACTATGCAGGACAGCGAGAAGTAGTAGCAGAAGAAATGGCGCACAGAGTTTATGGTGAATTAATGAGATATGCTCATGatctgaaaactgaaagaaaaatg CATCTTCAAGAGGGACGAAAAGCTCAGCAATACCTTGACATGTGCTGGAAGCAGATGGATAAT agtaaaaagaaatttgaaagagAATGTAGAGAGGCAGAGAAGGCACAACAGAGTTACGAAAGATTGGATAATGATACTAATGCAACCAAGGCAGATGTTGAAAAG GCTAAACAGCAGTTGAATCTACGTACACATATGGCTGACGAAAATAAGAATGAATATGCTGCACAATTACAAAACTTCAATGGAGAACAGCACAAACATTTCTACATAGTGATTCCTCAGATTTACAAG CAACTACAAGAAATGGATGAACGAAGGACTATTAAACTCAGTGAGTGTTACAGAGGATTTGCAGACTCAGAACGCAAAGTTATTCCTATCATTTCAAAGTGTTTGGAAGGAATGATTCTTGCAGCAAAATCAGTTGACGAAAGAAGA GACTCTCAGATGGTAGTAGACTCCTTTAAGTCCGGATTTGAACCTCCAGGAGACTTTCCATTTGAAGATTACAGTCAGCATATTTATAGAACCATTTCTGATGGGACTATCAGTGCATCCAAACAGGAAAGTGGGAAGGTGGATGCCAAAACCACAGTAGGAAAGGCCAAGGGCAAGTTGTGGCTCTTTGGAAAGAAGCCAAAG GGCCCAGCACTAGAAGATTTCAGTCATCTGCCACCAGAACAGAGACGTAAGAAACTACAGCAGCGCATCGATGAACTTAACAGAGAACTTCAAAAAGAATCAGACCAAAA AGAAGCactcaacaaaatgaaagatgtATATGAGAAAAATCCACAAATGGGGGACCCAGGGAGTTTGCAGCCTAAATTAGCAGAGACCATGAATAACATTGACCGCCTGCGAATGGAAATCCACAAGAATGAG gCTTGGCTGTCTGAAGTTGAAGGCAAAACAGGtggaagaggagacagaagaCATAGCAGTGACATAAATCACCTTGTAACACAGGGACGAGAAAg CCCTGAGGGAAGCTATACTGATGATGCAAACCAAGAAGTCCGTGGGCCACCCCAACAGCATGGTCACCACAGTGAGTTTGATGATGAGTTTGAAGATGACGATCCCTTGCCTGCTATTGGACACTGCAAAGCTATCTACCCTTTCGATG GACATAATGAAGGTACTCTGGCAATGAAAGAAGGTGAAGTTCTATACATTATTGAGGAGGACAAGGGTGATGGATGGACAAGAGCTCGGAGACAGAATGGTGAAGAAGGCTACGTTCCCACATCATACATAGATGTAACTCTAGAGAAAAACAGTAAAGGTGCAGTAACTTACATCTAA